The window TTAAAATTTTGGGAAGAGGCAAGATTTACTATGAACAATTCTATCTTTGGGCGGTTGGTTTTGCCCTAAGGTTAGGTTATGGGTCTTGGGCAATCCAACCTTGAGATGAATAATAGTAACGAACTTCAAAAGGTAGATGCAATTTTGTGGTGTCAGGGCGTCCGGTAGTTCCAACAGTTCCCAGTTTAGCGCCTACCTTCACCGACTGACCCGTCCTGACCCACACCTGGTTTCCGATGAGCATAGCGAGTTTGTCGTCCACCTTGGTGATTCACAACCACCAAATTGCCATAACCGCCCTGTTTTCCGGCGAAGGCTATCGTTCCCGCCTCAACAGACAGTACAGGAGTACCAAGATTAGCCATATATCTTGCTCTGGTTTTGAGGATTGTTATACCGGTTCTTACCAAAGGACTATAGAATTGAGCCAAGTCTACAAACGCAATGAGCGATTAAAGCGATGAAGACGCTAGCCAAATGGTCTGTGGATGACTA of the Allocoleopsis franciscana PCC 7113 genome contains:
- a CDS encoding peptidoglycan DD-metalloendopeptidase family protein, producing the protein MLIGNQVWVRTGQSVKVGAKLGTVGTTGRPDTTKLHLPFEVRYYYSSQGWIAQDP
- a CDS encoding M23 family metallopeptidase, with translation MANLGTPVLSVEAGTIAFAGKQGGYGNLVVVNHQGGRQTRYAHRKPGVGQDGSVGEGRR